Within the Salvelinus sp. IW2-2015 linkage group LG19, ASM291031v2, whole genome shotgun sequence genome, the region gttacctgtaaaaagacacctgtccacacacttcaatcaaacagactccacctctccacaatgaccaagaccagagagctgtgtaaggacatcaggataaaattgtagacctgtcaaggctgggatgggctacaggacaatagccaagcagcttggtgagaggcaacaactgttggcacaattattagaaaatggaagaagttcaagatgacggtaatcaccctcggtctgggctccatgcaagatctcacctcgtggggcatcaatgatcatgaggaggtgagggatcagcccagaactacacggcaggacctggtcaatgacctgaagagagctgggaccacagtctcaaagaaccatttagtaacactacgccgtcatggattaaaatcctgcagcgcacgcaaggtcccctgctcaagccgcgcatgtccaggcccgtctgaagtttgccaatgaccatctggatgatcccgaggaggaatgggagaggtcatgtggtctgatgagcaaaaatagagctttttgctctaaactccactcgccgtgtttggaggaatagaggatgagtacaaccccaagaacaccatccaaccgtgaagcatggaggtggaaacatcattctttgggatgctttctgcaaaggggacaggacgactgcacgtttgaagggaggatggatggggccatgtatcgcgagatcttgaccaacaacctccttccctcagtaagagcattgaagatgggtgtggctgggtcttccagcatgacaacgacccgaaacacacagccagggcaactaaggagtggctccgtaagaagcatctcaaggtcctggagtggcctagccagtctccagacctgaacccaatagaaaatctttggagggagccgaaagtccgtattgcccagcgacagccccgaaacctgaaggatctgagaaggtctgtatggaggagtgggccaaaatccctgctgcagtgtgtgcaaacctggtcaagaactacaggaaacgtatgatctctgtaattgcaaactaaggtttctgtaccaaatattcagttctgcttttctgatgtatcaaatacttatgtcatgcaataaaatgcaaattaattaMttaaaaatcatacaatgtgattttctggatttttgttttagattccttctctcacagttgaagtgtacctatgataaaaattacagacctctacatgctttgtaagtaggaaaacctgcaaaattgtcagtgtatcaaatacttgttctccccactgtatatatgcctTCCAGCTGTGGAtgtctatttcagcaccgtttcgcgctgctctgagacaagcatgttTACTATgattacttgtcagactgcacagtaacctaataaacaaatgcaggtggcttatatcttcaaaatgctttcaatgctttattatccaaatataaaagcatatactgtactgtatttcttcaacatctttatgctttcaatCAAATAATgctaaaaatactctttcaatatgcagatgttgattttagttatggatccataacaaattactatgtgaataaatatcactgatttacagaaatattgtgacaaagttgtctaatgaaggcaaacaatttagaatcctccaatcctcttatgctgtagcctacacctgaccgtcacgttgtacagtgccatattttccattccatcctaacagaaaccttgagggtttcgtttttctcTAAAtaaaaacaccataatattaatcaaatgtattaatccaaatttattaaaatcaatcccatgtactatgttattacaaaaaggttttaaattctctagtaatgccaatatgggagactatcaaatgcttctcaaagatgccctctggtggtcaaactagcactaacttgcattaacataaaaaaaatgtctgacaattaaataacgtgccatagaatgctgcagcagcctgcaatgtgtgctgcagtatgacacaacttttaaaggaggaaccactgtatagcTCACTACTGACTATTCCCCACGTTCTCTGTTAGGAATATTTTTGCAGTATTCGTGTTAGAGTTTCGGCGGGAAACCTCTGTGTAGACCAAGCACATTCCTCTGTGTAATTTGGAGAGGGATGTTCTctctccttgatttacaacagggcgtgaggtgtcgaccccccccccccccccccccagctccctCCACTtttctgtgggtgagagagggtctgGTTACTGTCTGATCTGACCCTTtcagatcctcacaggacagtcatgacagtatTTAGTAATTTCGCTGTTTACTagaggccaccaaaatagagctCCTTCAGCACAAATGTGTAGAACCCTGTAGTTTTTAGTTGGCTGGCTACTCTAGGCCTACTGATTTGAGTAAAATGTTGACAATGGAGTAGTCAACTGCTTCTTTCGGTGTAGCAAAGCCCATGTTTAACATCTGCCTCATTCTTCAATCCTACCTGTAGGTCTATTCATGGGTGCCTGACTTTGTGTAAAAGTGGGGGTGCACAAAccattttcctgcaattctatattgTTTCTCAACAGGGAATCCATGTTTAGTTGACAGAACACAGCCTTTTTTCTTAGGTTTATGCCACAATAAACTAAATTGAAAGAGTAATCTAGATTTAGTCCTTGCCACAATAAATACAATTGAAAGGGTAGACTAGATTTGTTTTTCTGACTAGATTACTAATCTACCACCTTccacccacagtgattgattgacCGGTCTAAAACCCTACCAACACTGTAAAACCCTACCAACTTTTAACATTAAATCTGTCTTACTTAGAAAATAGTCCTgatcatatatactgaacaaaaatataaacgcaacatgtaaagtgttgaccCCAtctttcatgacctgaaataaaagatagcagaaatgttccatatgcacacatttgtttacatccctgtaagtgagcatttctcctttgccaagatatgccacacctgtcaggtggatggattatctagaagctgattaaacagcttgatcattacacaggtgcaccttgtgctggggacaataaaaggccactctaaaatgtgcagttttgtcacactacACAAtttgagaatttggcaatacggccaaccggcctaacaaccgcagaccatttATAAACacaccagtccaggacctccacatctggcttctttacctgcgggatcgtctgagaccagccacacggacagctgattaaactgaggagtatttctgtctgtaattaatcccttttgtggggaaaaactaattctgattggctgggcctggctcccaagtgggtgggcctatgccctcccaggcacacctatggctgcgcccctgcccagtcatgtgaaatccatagattagggcctaattaattcatttcaattgactgatttccttatatgaactgtaactcagtaaaattgttgcatgttgcgtttatatttttgttcggtataggcCTAGATGTTATCCAAAACAACTAACACACTGAATTCATAAATGTTCAGTCATTTTAATTGCAAAGTCATCTCTTTCTACTCAATACCACAACTAATTTTACCAATTTGGGAGGTAAAGTTAAAGTATTCAATAGCTGTGTGTTTCAGATGGAATCAAGGCATTATAATGTACCAGAGGCTACCAAAATAAAGCTCATTCTGCAGTTTATTGTGGGGGCATGCCCCCCGGACCCCTGAGCCAGAATATGAGAGCAGAGGAATTGTTGGAAATCCTGGAGTGGTTTTTGCTCACCTCCGGCACTCAACGTCCTTTCCCGCTTCCCAAAAAATAGCTCAGCAGGAAAGAAAAATGCAGCTCCAAATTagctccattcattttttttttgcttgaaAAGATAATTTAACAAACGCCCCATCTACTTTTGTGACTATGttccatttggttttgaagtaggcTATCGTAAGaagcttcaacatttcaacatcatgtcGTAGGCTATTAAACAAGGACCTACCTGGTGAGATGCGGCCGCTGTGTTAAAAAACAAATAGCTTTTTCTCTACTCTATTGATTATCAGATACTTCAGTTGTAACTGGCTCTGTGGCGATTTCCATCTTACAGTTGATAGACAACTTTGAAACTGCTAaactattttttaaaataaatacaacagaATAGGCCTAATTTAAAAGAACAATGATGAAGGAAATGAAAAATGCTGTGCAGAGCATGCCCAGAGCTCGTGGCTGAGCAGTACCGGAGCGAAAGAGACGGCAGACAGCTGCTCCACTCCATTCACATCCTCTGGCCCAAGCCCGGAATTCCCTTGCtggctactttttctatttggctggctactccatGTTCTGCTTTTGGCCGACTGGAAATACAAACTCCACCAGAACCTGCTATGTAAAACTAATGTGGGAATCTCTGTACGTTTGATTTTCAGATGGGTCCGAGGAGACAGATCCAGGAGAAGACCAGCGAGGGGAGGGAGATGCTTCTGCAGCCACAGAGGGACATTCTGGCTCTCAAGCAGGTAGTAGAAGAGGACTATAGCAAATAGCTGTCATAGTTCAACATCTAGCCACGACACAGGACACCATGACTTTGACATTATACACTTAATATTTGTTTTACAATGGATGAGTTTCCTCAACACTTCTTGATAGTAACTCTTTTTACTCAATGTGTGACAACTTGCTCTCTTGTCCAAATGCTTCCCTTAGCTCCcagagaggcaggagacgaggctAAGGATAAGCCAATGCCAGATGCTAAGGTTGCAAGGGtgactggagaggaggaggaggaggacacagacaGCATGGACGGCAGTGGCCTCTACTCCCTGACCGAGgaaggggagcgagagagcgagggaggtagaagagagagagtgaatgagagggaTGCAGGAAAGCGGGCCGCCAGAAAGAGGAACCGCCCAAGTGGTGGCACCACCCACCACTCCTCCAGCTCTGACGAGGATGACgatgacgaggaagaggaggaagatcaagaggaggaagaggacgagcAGGCCATGGACGCGTGGTTGGGGGCGGAGCTGCGTGACCTCAGTGGGCCGTCATGGCGGGCCGTGCCCTCCCTGAAGTCGAGGGAGATTGGCCGGGGCTCGCACCAGTTTGTGAGGCGTGTGTGTGGTGCACGAGGCTTGGTCCAGAGGCTGGAGCTCCAGGGGCGCCTGGAGAGACACACTGGCTGTGTGAACACCCTGCACTTCAACCCCTCAGGCACACGCCTGGCCTCCGGCAGTGATGACCTGCGGGTGGTAGTGTGGGACTGGGCACGTCGCCGTGCTGAGCTCGAGTTTGACAGCGGGCATAAGAGCAACGTCTTTCAGGTTAGGGGAGAGGACAATCAGGCTAGGATGGGATTGTAGAAAAGGGCAACATTTCTGGTGTTGACAGACAACCATTTAACAAGCCATTGTAAAATGAGAAAGGTAAGCTATAAATGTGGTAGGGGACTTTTGAGAGATGTTGAAATGTACCTTTCTTCCTCCCCAGGCAAAGTTCCTGCCACACAGTGGAGACTCCACCCTGGCCATGTGTGCCCGGGATGGTCAGATCAGAGTGGCTGAGCTCTCTGCCACTCAGCGCTGCAAGAACACCAAGAGAGTGGCTCAGCATAAAGGGGCAGCACACAAGGTATGGAGACCATGTGTATACCTCAGGAGTGTGGTTGTATTCGTGATAATGAGTTTCAACATTTGTCCAAGAAGCCAGACTTCGGTTTGCGGctcaaatgaaaccctattctcCATATATTACATAACTTTCGACCAGAACCCTACAAGGAGTATATTAAACATTACtaagaacacctttctaatatagCGTTGCGCCCcccccttgccctcagaacagcctcaattcgtcaggacatggactctaaaggtatcgaaagcattccacagtgatgctggcccatgttgactccaatgctttccacagttgtgtcaagttggctggatgtcctttgggtggtggaacattcttgatacacacgggaaactgttgagcgcgaaaaccccaacagcgttgcagtttttgacacaaaccggtgcgcctgacacctactaccataccttgttcaaaggcacatcTTTTGTGCAATCAatttctcaattgtttcaaggcttaaaaatccttctttaacctgtctcctcccttcgaCTATACTgattgatttaacaagtgacaccaataagggctcatagctttcacctggattcacctggtcaatctgtcatggaaagagcaggtattcttaatgttttgtacactcagtgtttgtcagctttggtcaaaagtagggcacagTGTGGGAAACTGTTTGTCATTTGAGATGCAGTAGTTCTAAGCCTTTTTAAGCTGAGACCTGAGATGATTtaagtgtgttgtgtttgttctgtctgtgtgtcagctGGCCCTGGAGCCAGACTCTCCCTGCTCCTTCCTGTCGGCTGGGGAGGACGCCATAGTGTTTGCCATCGACCTGCGCCTCGACCGGCCTGCCAAGTGAGTCAGGACGCCTTACTGCAAGATCACCTGGACATTACTGTACTAAGGTCATTCGTtttccctgaccatgtgaccaGACCAGGAATAACTCCAGGCCCAATGTATAACATAACAGCTGTTTAACCCTTTACCCACTTTGTTTTactcttttccttttctctcagTAAACTGGTGGTGGTGAAGGAGGGGGATAAGAAAGTGGGGTTGTACACCATATTTGTGAACCCTGTCAACACACACCACTTTGCTGTGGGTGGGAGAGATCAGTATGTTAGGTGAGACTCAAATCCCTTTTATAGGTGTATCGTAAAGCAGAGGAAGTGCAAAGTGCATTCTCTTGGATTCTGCACATTCTTactatgttctctctcttacctctcctcAACTTCAACCTTTTTAGGATCTATGACCAGAGGAAGATTAATGAGAATGAAAATAATGGCGTACTGAAGAAGTTCTGTCCATCTCACCTGGTATCCAGCGAGTCCAAAACTAACATTACCTGCTTAGTGTACAGTCATGATGGCACAGGTAAAGCACATGActcaaacacatttttattcacaAGTCTGAGGTCCTCTGGCTCTTGCTGTTATGACTGTCCTCATGTCTGTTCTCCCCATTAGTGACCatgtctctctcggtctgtctgttcAGAGCTCTTGACTAGTTACAACGATGAGGATATCTACTTGTTTGACTCCAGCCACAGTGACGGTGCAGACTACCGCAGGAGATACAAGGGCCATCGCAACAACGCTACAGGTACTGGGGGGGAATAAGGGGAAGGAATGATTATGAACTAGTCAAATATAAGTAAAGAAAACagcacatacaccggataggtgcagttaAATTTGTTATTTTTACAGGTCAGCCATTGTAGTACGGCGCCCCTAGAGCAAATTTGATCTAAATGCCTTGCTCTAGGGAACATTGATGGatctttcaccttgtcggctcgggtattcgcaCCAGCGACCTTttgcttactggcccaacgctctaaccgctggACCTCTCTATTTCACAGTGAAAGGGGTGAACTTCTACGGCCCTAGCAGTGAGTTTGTGATCAGTGGCAGTGACTGTGGACACATCTACCTGTGGGACAAGGTCTCCGCTCGCATTGTCCAGTTCATGGAGGGAGACCGAGGAGGAgtggtgagagagggaaggagggatggtgggTGGGAAGCTGTCTGATGATAAAAAGGGCCTCGGTGCTTGAAGAAGCTGGCGAGCGCAAGCAATACTCTCAAACAAAATTGTACAGTATCAGTTTCAAAGTTTCACTCATTCATCTCAATCTGTCACTTCACGCTttgtctcctcctctgttcccagGTCAACTGCCTGGAGCCCCACCCTCACCTCCCAGGTCTGGCCACCAGTGGTCTGGATCATGACGTTAAACTGTGGTCCCCCACTGCCGAGAATCTCACAGGGCTCAAGGGCCTCAAAGACGTACGGTTCATACCATTCTATTCACACAAACCACAACATATCACCAATATCCCAAACATTCCCACGACATATAGGCTTAATGGCgacgaagaacatggctgacgttttacattctcccaaccaattgtgctattttgttatttttgttttgtgtaaattattttttaacttattgtgtacataatgttgctgctaccgtctcttatgaccgaaaaagaacttctggacatcagaaaagcgattactcactgcggactggaagaaactttttcctttaacgagtccgacgagaaggatatcctgctttcagtggaacaggcccagatccacgccttttgcgtgaagaataGATGATGCTGGAAAAGGGGACACAGATTGGGGATCCTGCTGAGAATCCGGAgacgagcgagtaaactcccaatgccttccattcatcttgctaacgtgcaatcattggaaaatacaattgatgacctacgattaagattatcctaccaacgggacattaaaaactgtaacatcttacgTTTCACCAAGATGTGGCTGAACGAcaatacggacaatatagagcaaGCAGGATTTTCCatacaccggcagaacagagacgctacctctggtaagacgaggggtggtggtgtgtcccctcaggagactgaaaagatttggcatgggtccccagatcctcaaaaggttctacagctgcaccatcgagagcatcctgaatggttgcgtcaccgcctggtatggcaactgctcggcatctgaccataagacgctacagagggtagtacggcccagtacatcactagggccaagcttgctgccattcaagacctatataataggcggtgtcagaggaaagcccataaaactgTCAGactcagtcacccaagtcattgactgttttctcagctaccgcacagcaagcggtaccgtagcgccaagtctaggaccaaaaggctcaacagcttctaccccctgaacaattaataaaaccGCAACcgtacaatttacattgaccccccctcccttgtgtacactgctgctactcgctgtttgttatctatgcgtagtcacttcgcccccacctacatgtacagattacctcaactagtctgtaccccccgcacactgactcggtacaggtgccccctgtatatagccttgttattcttattgtgttacttttttattactttttactttatttggtaaataatttcttaaccaacagtgcagttcaaaaggagttaagggcttttaagaaagtatttcacggtaaagtctacacttgttgtattcggcgcatgtgacaacgtTTCATTTGAATACTGCATACCAAAGCTGTTAGTTTTGATGTgactgttgttgtggttgttcaGGTGATGAGGAAGAACAAGCGTGAGCGTGATGAGGACAGTGTTCGCCATGGAGACCAGTACGACACACAGCTCCTGTGGTTCCTCATGAGGCACATGAGAAACAGACGGCCCCAGAGGGTAAGTCGAACACACCACAACCCACCCACCATGTGTAATCTCTATTCCAGTAATCAAATCAGTAcaccccccgctctctctctccctccctcccttttctttTCCAGACACGTCGCGAGGGTGCAGAGGGAGACACTGATGAATCGTGGAGCTCTCCAGATTCCTCTGATGAAGAGGACGGAGGGCCAGACCACGTCCAGTGCATGTCCTCTTGAGCCAAAGAGACATgcgagagtacacacacacacactctttattGTCCTAGAATTTATCCACATAGGCAGGCACTATCGACACACATGAACACTGAGAGACCATAAGTAACAGTAAAggtattcacatacacacacacacacacacacacacacacacacacacacacacacaggcagacataaGTACATACACACAGCTGAGGGGTAGGGAGGGTGACTAGTATAAACCAAGACACAAAATAGAATTTCTTATCCGACAGGGAGTGAATTGTAGACAGTTTTGTTCATACAGTCTGCTGATGCAAATAGTCTCAACCCTGATTTTGTTCTGATCTGTATTAGAGGTTGGCTGATGAATGCTCACATCCCTAGACAACCACTTGGACTCGTACACCCATATGTGCTCTGCCAAGCCCCTAAGAACATAACCacttcaacaacacacacatttcacaatCTGCTGAACGTCAGAGCACACATTTACCCCACTCTCCTTAACAACCTCTCTCCCTCATACTTTTCTGTTGGTGATGGCAGAAATGGAGGGATGGGAAATACACCTTCTAACCTCTGATCATCCCCCAAATGTGATTCACTCCATAGATTTGAAACCCGAGCCCCTTACACTTTCTACACCCTCTTCTTCTCGAAGTTAGCTTCAGAACATCAGCACGTGGCCAATCAGTTTAGCCTCCAGATGGCTTATACCAGGTGACTTCTTCCCTTCCACTCTGCTGTGTTGCTTTTCGTCTCCCTCAGcccaacccccacccccctcccacgCTACTGAGTGCACTTTAATCAGGGATATATGGTGTGAGTTTCTTAGACAAAGTGTGCGTTTGGCGGCCAACCATGCAATGTTATGAAACATTGGCTACATTGGCCCCCGGAACAACCTCGGTGACGTCAAGGTGTACTCTCTTCCTCTGAGAGTACATTTGACTCTAGTTGTTTAGTTTGGGATTTGCACTTAGCAGGAATGTCTGAAACAGAGCTCCGGCTGGAGCAAGGAGAAAGAAAGATTCCCTCTGCTTCCACCAACTTAACCTCCCCCATCCTTCTCCTTTACACTCCTGGACGAGCACCCTGACCTCAGCCCCTCCCTCCCTAAGCCATCCTCTCTTCCGTTGAGAGTACATTTCGCTGAGACGGTGAGCTGGAGGGCTACTGAGGACCACCTGGATGGTCTCATTGCATaatgcatacagtatatac harbors:
- the LOC111979297 gene encoding DDB1- and CUL4-associated factor 8 isoform X2, which codes for MAEADDGSEETDPGEDQRGEGDASAATEGHSGSQAAPREAGDEAKDKPMPDAKVARVTGEEEEEDTDSMDGSGLYSLTEEGERESEGGRRERVNERDAGKRAARKRNRPSGGTTHHSSSSDEDDDDEEEEEDQEEEEDEQAMDAWLGAELRDLSGPSWRAVPSLKSREIGRGSHQFVRRVCGARGLVQRLELQGRLERHTGCVNTLHFNPSGTRLASGSDDLRVVVWDWARRRAELEFDSGHKSNVFQAKFLPHSGDSTLAMCARDGQIRVAELSATQRCKNTKRVAQHKGAAHKLALEPDSPCSFLSAGEDAIVFAIDLRLDRPANKLVVVKEGDKKVGLYTIFVNPVNTHHFAVGGRDQYVRIYDQRKINENENNGVLKKFCPSHLVSSESKTNITCLVYSHDGTELLTSYNDEDIYLFDSSHSDGADYRRRYKGHRNNATVKGVNFYGPSSEFVISGSDCGHIYLWDKVSARIVQFMEGDRGGVVNCLEPHPHLPGLATSGLDHDVKLWSPTAENLTGLKGLKDVMRKNKRERDEDSVRHGDQYDTQLLWFLMRHMRNRRPQRTRREGAEGDTDESWSSPDSSDEEDGGPDHVQCMSS
- the LOC111979297 gene encoding DDB1- and CUL4-associated factor 8 isoform X1 is translated as MAEADGKSSVLNDGSEETDPGEDQRGEGDASAATEGHSGSQAAPREAGDEAKDKPMPDAKVARVTGEEEEEDTDSMDGSGLYSLTEEGERESEGGRRERVNERDAGKRAARKRNRPSGGTTHHSSSSDEDDDDEEEEEDQEEEEDEQAMDAWLGAELRDLSGPSWRAVPSLKSREIGRGSHQFVRRVCGARGLVQRLELQGRLERHTGCVNTLHFNPSGTRLASGSDDLRVVVWDWARRRAELEFDSGHKSNVFQAKFLPHSGDSTLAMCARDGQIRVAELSATQRCKNTKRVAQHKGAAHKLALEPDSPCSFLSAGEDAIVFAIDLRLDRPANKLVVVKEGDKKVGLYTIFVNPVNTHHFAVGGRDQYVRIYDQRKINENENNGVLKKFCPSHLVSSESKTNITCLVYSHDGTELLTSYNDEDIYLFDSSHSDGADYRRRYKGHRNNATVKGVNFYGPSSEFVISGSDCGHIYLWDKVSARIVQFMEGDRGGVVNCLEPHPHLPGLATSGLDHDVKLWSPTAENLTGLKGLKDVMRKNKRERDEDSVRHGDQYDTQLLWFLMRHMRNRRPQRTRREGAEGDTDESWSSPDSSDEEDGGPDHVQCMSS